A region of the Mus caroli chromosome 7, CAROLI_EIJ_v1.1, whole genome shotgun sequence genome:
TTACAAGAAGGGAGGGGCTTGTCCTCTTGTGTCATAAATAGGGCCCCGCCCCACTCACCACTCAGTTAAAATGACCAGTGACCCTTCTTATAAGGCAAGTATCTTAGTCTTCTGTTTCATCTGGGATGATTCTAGGTGAGCTAGATGAGTGGTCCCTACCCCCCGAGATGGGaaactcatgtagcccaggctggcctcaagctacTACTCTTCCTGTCTTTATTTCCCAAAGTCTGTGAccacaggtgtgtaccactatagTTCAGTACTTTCCCCCTCCTGATACCAGAGGAATACTTAAGGAGTCTCTATACTTTTAATCATAGtttccttttcattcattcttacAACTTGGTTGCCTGTTGAATTGTCTTAGACTGTTGCTCTGATCATTTTACAACTCCtactaaaaaggaaacaaaacaaaacaaagcagatacCATCCTGTTTTTATAGGCTCAAAACCCTTTTGAATGACAGCTCAGATCCTCCATACCATCTTTCTAACCTTGAACTGTGTTTCTGCATTTATATCTCTTGTACTACATGAGAAACTCACAGAATGCAGTGATAATGATggggatgatggtggtggtgatgatgataataggAATCATAAACACTGAAGGCTGTCTAGATGCTAAGAAACCACAatttcaccaggcagtggtggcgcacgcctttaatcccagcacttgggaggcagaggcaggcggatttctgagcattcgagggcagcctggtctacagagtgagttccaggacagccagggctacacagaggaaccctgtctcgaaaaaccaaggggaaccccccccccacacacacacacaatttctaaCCCTTTGTTGTTTCTAAGCAGGCAGTATCTGATTCAGTGCTTTACCTGCCTTTGAAACCCCACATAGACCGTGCACCTCCAAACGAGTGAAAGAGTAGAGAAGGTCAAAGAGGGAGAAGTACATGGGAAGGGTTTCAAATGAACAGGGCTAAGGGTGACATGGGAACTGAATGTCAGTAGTCAGACTCCATTTGATCGATATAACTGATACTcactttacatacacacacatacacacacatatgtactatgtatttaattattttcattgcaagTTTTCTGATTGCAATGTGAGACCAACAGGAGGCTGAGGTTTCCTGTATTCTTGTAGGGTAAACAGAAGGCATAAGACAAGAGTGGCAAGTGCAGCCAGCACTAGGGGCACAGTCATAGATACACTGTGAGGCAGTGCCTTCAGAGAGCACTGAGGTGCTCTTggtgaggatgggggtggggagcataaGAAGCACTCTAGGGCTGGTCACCTCCTTTCCACTGAGAGAGTCTAACTGGGAGAGCAGAGTCTCAGTGCTATAAGGGCAGTGCAAAGCTTGCCAGGTGACAGCGTTTGAGAAATTGCTGGCAGGCTCTGGAGGGTCTTTGTGACTTCCTGTGGCGCTTTTGGTGTCCTAGGGCACAAATAAAAGGAGGAACTatcattaaaaacttaaaaatactttatattatttttattgtgtgtgccACTTGTGTGAAAATGCATGAGGAGGTCAGAATAGAgtttcagatcccttggagcttgAATTTTAGGTATTGGGAACCATCTGACATGTGTACTGGGAAACCAACCTGGtcctctgattttattttattttattttattttattttattttgagacagggtctctttgtgtagctctggctgtcctggaactcattctgtagaccaggctagcctcaaacttaagagatctgcttgtctctgcctcccattgcAGAGATtaatgcagggattaaaggagtgtgccaacACTGTCTGGCTACCTTGGTCcactgaaagagcagtaagtgctcttaactgttgagctgtttctccagctccgttaaaaacattttaaaatgtaatttttatgtaaacTGTAAAAATTATGAGTGCAGCTGATAGTGATAGCTCatgcctgcagtctcagcactcagaaggcagaaaatattttaagattgaGGTCCACTTAGGCTAGAAAGCGAATTCCAAGGCAGCTGAGGCTAGAATGAAAATCCATCTTAGCAAGCCAGACAAGACAGgaatgatggtgcacacctttaacgcCAGtggtcgggaggcagaggcaagtaggtctctatgagttccaggacagcctggtctacaaagtaagttccgggacaaccagggctacatagaagaccctgtcttgaaaaatcaaaccaaaaagaaaagaaaagaatcaaaagagCCAAACAAGgggagaagagatggctcatcaggtaaattCACTTGCCAAACCTTATAACCTGAGTTCAGCCCCAGAGTCTGATATAAcaggaggagagaaccaattcccactttgttctctgacctccatacatgtgatgctacatgtaaacatacagacacacacactaaatgaaatatagtaatttaaaatttctgatggtttatttgtgtgtgtttgtgtgcatgcacatgtgtacatggggttgcatgcatgtggtaggaatgtgaaagtcagagggtaacttgcaggagtctgttctcttcttctgtcatgtgggtcccagggattgaactcaggctgtcataTTTGGCtacaagcacctttaccttctgagccatctttcaggcCTCTGACTTAAGTTTTGCAtactaacattttaaaacagactGTAGAGCTAAAGAGctagctcagtgcttaagaacagGAGTTGCCCTTTTAGAAGTTCCAGAttcaaaccacatggtggttcaaagCCATCTGTAAGTCCTGAACCAGGAAATCTGATTCCTTTGGATCTCTCAAGGCCCTGTGTGTGTCGTGTacttaaatgaaaacaaacaataaaactaacTGGCAGATGAAGGAAAAACCAAAATCTTGTTCCACACTGATACTGGTATCATCTTTAGACATTAGTGAATATCACAGGTCACAGCTGCCCTGTCTTTTACTATAGTAAATGCTGCTGTTTGAGAATCTAGGAATTTGATTAACCCTTTTTAGTTCCAGAATAAGTCAATCCTGATGTTTTTGCTCTCTCAGTTTTCCTACAAGCTGACATTGAGTAGAAAGAGGCTAGTTGATGCAGCCTTACCTCCACCCCTAGTGACCTCATAGGGCTGAGTGCGTTTAAGCAAGGCCATCCTTGAAacttactgttttttttctcACTGCCCTTGACATGATCACAgggacactgtttccttggtggCCCCAGCACtgctgtggtttttctctttgggGCTTGCAGGAACCAATCTGTAACAAGAGGCTGTTGCTTAGACTTCAGGAAGATCGGCCTCTGGTGCCTCTTTCATAAAGACTGAGGAAAAGATCAACAGAGAGCAACGGAGACTTCAAGCTGTGTGAACCCCAGGATTTCTAGATTGGTTTTGTGACTTTGGGGGCAGGGATTTCTTTAGAAGGGAGCATTGGGATGTCCCTGTGGAGACCAAACAATGAAAAGCTAAGGTCCAGGTGTCTTTAGTGCTGCGTTTCTTCTGCTTCCGTCCTTTCTATAAGGAACAGCAGGCTAAGACTGAGATCCAAGAAACCAGGAAAAAGTAAAACCCTTTGAGAAGGTAGTGCTGGAAattcggggtgtgtgtgtggggcagCTTGTGATTGGGTTAGTGCTTGTGTAGACTTGGTAGGCATCTGCTCCTGTCTGACTCACAGAGAAAGCAGGCATTAGTGCAGCTTCTGGTGGGAAGCTGAGGTTAGCTCAGATAACATCTATACTGCTCTCAGAGGGGCTCAAGGGAGATGAAGCTTAAGGATCATGGTGGCACCAATCCTGAGGGCAAGGCTGAATTGCTGACCTTTGCATTCACATTCGTGGCCACCTTCCAAGAGCCACCTCCTAGGAGCCCGGTGTTGGTCCCCGTGGCTTCTGGCGACCCCTGTTGGAGGGAAACACATCTGCAGTTACTTTCAGATGCTGCCAAGGGAAAGCTCTTCGCTCTTCCAACATTGTGCTGCCTGCAGATAACCACAATCTCTGTGTctaagtgtgtctgtctgtccccccTTCCACTGCTGGGCTCTATGGTACTCCAGAAGAGGAATATTGTAAATGGATAAAGAACTGAGACTTAAAATCTAGTctaaaagctggagagatggcccagtggttaaaagcacttgctgctcgtGCAGAGAGAACCCAGGCTGGATTCCCAgcagcacctgcatggtggcttGCAGTCATCTCTAAGTCTAGATCCAGGGTATCTAGTGCTCTCTTCTTACCTCCAAAGGCACTCAtatacaaagcaaaaataaataaatcttaaaaaaaaatcaggcctaGTGACAAGCTTAACTGAGAAAGTGAAGAAAATGGTTTCTGAATATAAGAGAAGACATGGTGTGGTTACTGAGACTGCAATCCCTCCCATTAAAACACTGATAACGCAGGTGATTGCAAGGAGCAGATAGCTGTAAACCAGACTTCCCATCTGACCGCTAAGTTGCTGTGTTTGAGTCCACAATTCCAGCTGACTAGTAAGAGGATGGTATTTGTGTTTGTTCCTTTGGGACAGTCACATTGCATCCCAAGCATATAGTGTTGATTCTACTACCTCGATCTATTTAAGACGAGGTCTTGTTATACAGCTCAGACTTAACATTTAACTCCTGTCCTTAAATGAGCCGCCTGAATCTGCTTCCTGGGTAGCTGGGATTATTGATGCTCACCACCAAGTTCAcctgtaaatatattttgtgacAACAAAAGATGAAGGTTTCAAAGCTGATGATATGCCTTACCAGGGAAAGGCACCAAGGCATCCTTGGGACTCATATGATGGAAACAGAATGTTGACCTCTGATGGTTGTCCACTGATATTCACACATTCCATGTGTGACGGGTACTCACCCACCAACccacaaaaaaccctaaaattaattataattaactaatttatattaattataatataaaatttgccATAGGGTTCTAATGCTGTGGTAAAACCCTACGGCCAAAAGCAGCtatgggaggaaagggcttatttcagcttacacctcttgggtcacactccatcacttcCTGAGGTAAGTCAGGGTAGTCAAGGttggaacctagaggcaggagctgatgcagagatcatggaggaggGCTTGCTCAGGTTGTGTTCTTATACATCTCAGGACCTagggggctgggccctccctatcagtcattaatcaagaaaataccctacagtctttcctacaggccagtcttttttttttttttaaagatttattattttttttttacgtatATGATTGCACTGTAGCtgttcttcagacacaccagcatatagagagcattggatcccattacagatggttgtgagctaccatgtggttgctgggaattgaactcaggacctctggaagaacagtcagtgcccttaaccgatgagccatctctccaaccccaccctTGTCCCCCCACAGGCCAGTCttaaggagacattttctcaatggatGTTCCCTCTTTTTAGAtgaccctagtttgtgtcaagctgacaataaacaaacaatcaggacaaaattataaaaaaatggaGGCATATAGATTTGAGAATCTCAAGCTAACCCTGAACTTACATGACACCCCCTCTGATTTTAGTTGGCAATCTTTTCTGTTAAAACCAATAATGACAGATTAGGGATGTGCCTATCTGGCATGTATGATGCCCTGGATTTGATCCATAGCACCATGAAAACAATCAAATATGCCTTTACTTCCTTCTTACTGTGTTTAAActgttccttgtttgtttttcaagatagagttttctgtgtagccctggctgacatggaacttgctctgtagaccaagttggcctcaaactcagagatcacctgcctttgactcttgagtgctaggattaaaggtttatgCCACTACCACCTGTGCTCTTTTNNNNNNNNNNNNNNNNNNNNNNNNNNNNNNNNNNNNNNNNNNNNNNNNNNNNNNNNNNNNNNNNNNNNNNNNNNNNNNNNNNNNNNNNNNNNNNNNNNNNNNNNNNNNNNNNNNtatagccctggctgtcctggcattcactttgtagaccaggctggcctcgaactcagaaatccgcctgcctctgcctcccgagtgctgggattaaaggcaggtctTTTTTTTGTATGTTCAAATCTAATTTTCTTATTAGACAACATCACAAAAGCCTCATTTTGGGTCTCCATATATCGTGGATTAGTCTTGAACTCTCAATTCCCCAGCTTCCACCTCTACCTGCCTAGCTCTTTTTTTTGGATGGCAAAgtatcttgctatgtagtctacACTGCCTTTGAACTTCCAGCAATCTCTCTAACACTGactccccattgctggg
Encoded here:
- the Cxcl17 gene encoding C-X-C motif chemokine 17, whose amino-acid sequence is MKLLASPFLLLLPVMLMSMVFSSPNPGVARSHGDQHRAPRRWLLEGGHECECKDWFLQAPKRKTTAVLGPPRKQCPCDHVKGSEKKNRHQKRHRKSQRPSRACQQFLKRCHLASFALPL